ATATCCTTGACCCGCGCCGGCCCGATCAGGCCGGAGAGGCGCTTCAGATTGCCCTGGCTCAGGCAGTTCCCGAGCGTCCGGGCGATCGGGAAGCCGAAGCGCGCGTCCTGCGTCGCAACCCGCAGGTCGCAGGCCGCCGCGATGGCCGCGCCGCCGCCCGTGCAGGCCCCGGCGATTGCCGCGATGGTCGGGACCCGCAGCCGTTCCAGGGATCCGAGCACCCGGTCCATGAAGCGCTCGTAGCCCAGCGCATCCTCGGCCGTGTTGAAGCTGCGGAACTGCGCGATGTCGGTGCCGGCCGCGAAGGCCTTGTCGCCGGCCCCGGTGATGATCAGCGCCTTGACGGCGGGGTTTTCGGTGATCGCCTCGCAGCAGGTGATCAGGCCCTGGTACATCGCGAAGGTCATCGCGTTGCGGGCCTGGGGCCGGTTCAGGACGATGCGGGCGATGCCGGCCTCGTCGGTGGTGAACAGCAGCTCGTCGGTGGCGGGCTGGACACTCATCGCAGCGTCTCCGGATGGCAGGCTCAGGCCAGGGTCTCGCGGACCACGCCTCGCGCGATCAGACCATCGATCTCGGCAGCCGAATAGCCGGCCTCCGCCAGGATCGCGCGGGAATGCTCGCCGAGCAACGGTGCGGGCCCGTGCACGCGGCCGGGCGTGTCCGAGAATTTCACCGGCAGACCGAGCGTCTTCATCGGCCCGACCCGCGGGTGATCCACCTCCACCACCATCTCGCGGGCGAGCGTCTGCGGATCCTGGTGCATCGCGTTGACGTCGAGCACCGGCCCGGCCGGCACGCCGCCGGCCTCCAGACGGGCGAGCCACTCGGCGGAGGTCTGCGCGCAAAAGATCGGCGCCAGGGTGGCGGCGAGTTCGTGCCGGTTCGCCATCCGGTCGCGATTGTGGGCGAAGCGCTGATCCTCGGCGAGGGCCTCTGCGCCGATCGTCTTCAGCAGCCGGAGCCAGTTGGTCTGGTTGGCCGCCCCGATGGTGATCCAGCCGTCGGCGGTCTCGAAGGCCTCGTAGGGCGCGTTCAGCGGATGCGCCGAGCCCATCGGCCCGGGCGCGACGCCGGTCGCCATGGCGATGGCCGATTGCCAGTAGGTGTGGGTGATCCCGGCCTCGAACAGCGAGGTGTCGACGGCCTGCCCCCTGCCGGTCCTGAGCCGGTTGCTGTACGCCGCCAGGACGCCCATCGCCGCAAGGATGCCGGCGGTAATGTCGGTCACGGGCGGTCCGCACTTCATCGGCGGCTGTCCGGGCCCCTCCCCAGTGACCGACATGAGCCCGCTCATGCCCTGCGCGACGAGGTCGAATCCCGCCCGGTCGGCGTAGGGCCCGGTGCGACCGAAACCCGAGAGCGAGCAGTAGACGAGTTCCGGAAACTCCTCGCGCAAGGTTTCGTAGCCGATCCCGAGGCGCTCCATGGTGCCGCCGCGGTAATTCTCGATCAGGGCGTCGGCGCCTTTCAGCAGCCGGCGCAGCACCGCGATGCCGTCCGGGTCCTTCAGGTCGAGGCTGATGCCGCGCTTGCCGCGGTTCATCAT
This window of the Methylobacterium tardum genome carries:
- a CDS encoding enoyl-CoA hydratase/isomerase family protein; its protein translation is MSVQPATDELLFTTDEAGIARIVLNRPQARNAMTFAMYQGLITCCEAITENPAVKALIITGAGDKAFAAGTDIAQFRSFNTAEDALGYERFMDRVLGSLERLRVPTIAAIAGACTGGGAAIAAACDLRVATQDARFGFPIARTLGNCLSQGNLKRLSGLIGPARVKDIIFTARLVGAEEALSIGLVGEVVADRAALTERVDTLARLLAGHAPLTMQATKEGLRRTAEDEAPAEGQPHPGDDLILMCYMSQDFREGMEAFLGKRTPEWSGR
- a CDS encoding CaiB/BaiF CoA transferase family protein; translated protein: MVAATGRSGPLAGMRVIELAHIMAGPVCGLMLADMGAEVIKVEKMDGDDTRRTVPPALEGESAAYMMMNRGKRGISLDLKDPDGIAVLRRLLKGADALIENYRGGTMERLGIGYETLREEFPELVYCSLSGFGRTGPYADRAGFDLVAQGMSGLMSVTGEGPGQPPMKCGPPVTDITAGILAAMGVLAAYSNRLRTGRGQAVDTSLFEAGITHTYWQSAIAMATGVAPGPMGSAHPLNAPYEAFETADGWITIGAANQTNWLRLLKTIGAEALAEDQRFAHNRDRMANRHELAATLAPIFCAQTSAEWLARLEAGGVPAGPVLDVNAMHQDPQTLAREMVVEVDHPRVGPMKTLGLPVKFSDTPGRVHGPAPLLGEHSRAILAEAGYSAAEIDGLIARGVVRETLA